In one window of Candidatus Rokuibacteriota bacterium DNA:
- a CDS encoding DUF4143 domain-containing protein: protein MVQPQLGITIGAGTIRRFWTMLAHYHAQIWNGAELARAFGIAESTVKRYLDLLASTFMVRVLLPWSENIGKRMVKTPKVYIGDTGLLHALLDIPSARALETHPKVGASFEGFALQEVMRALSARPEQCFFWATHQGAELDLLVVRGGRRRGFEFKRTDAPGVTKSMHVAIRDLGLESIDVVHAGGDTYPLSTKIRALAISRLTTELGRVAR from the coding sequence ATGGTACAGCCCCAGCTCGGAATCACGATCGGCGCCGGGACGATCCGCAGGTTCTGGACGATGCTCGCCCACTACCACGCTCAGATCTGGAATGGCGCCGAGCTGGCGCGGGCCTTCGGCATTGCCGAATCCACGGTGAAGCGATATCTCGACCTGCTGGCCAGTACGTTCATGGTGCGCGTGCTGCTGCCCTGGAGCGAGAACATCGGCAAGCGCATGGTGAAGACGCCCAAGGTCTACATCGGCGATACCGGCCTGCTCCATGCGCTGCTCGACATTCCGAGCGCTCGGGCCCTCGAGACACACCCCAAGGTCGGGGCCTCGTTCGAGGGGTTCGCTCTGCAGGAGGTGATGCGGGCGCTCTCCGCGCGACCCGAGCAGTGCTTCTTCTGGGCCACCCATCAGGGCGCCGAGCTGGACCTGCTCGTGGTGCGGGGGGGAAGGCGCCGCGGATTCGAGTTCAAGCGGACCGATGCGCCCGGCGTCACAAAATCCATGCACGTCGCGATCCGAGATCTGGGCCTCGAGTCGATCGACGTGGTCCATGCCGGCGGCGACACGTATCCTCTCTCGACCAAGATCCGGGCGCTCGCCATCTCCAGGCTGACGACAGAGTTGGGCCGGGTCGCGCGTTGA
- a CDS encoding LLM class flavin-dependent oxidoreductase: LNQLPVQRPIPVWMGGESEVVQQRMARIADGWMPHFRPGAPAQAAVDRLHGMIRDAGRDPKAFGIEGRMTLPQIPPADWRKELEAWRAMRGISHLCVHTSGMGLATPADHVETLRRFRETVGLP, from the coding sequence CCTCAACCAGCTCCCGGTGCAGCGACCCATCCCGGTGTGGATGGGCGGCGAGAGCGAGGTCGTGCAGCAGCGGATGGCCCGCATCGCCGACGGATGGATGCCGCACTTCCGGCCCGGCGCGCCGGCGCAGGCCGCCGTCGATCGGCTCCACGGCATGATCCGCGACGCCGGCCGCGACCCGAAAGCGTTCGGGATCGAGGGCCGCATGACGCTGCCCCAGATCCCGCCGGCGGACTGGCGCAAGGAGCTGGAGGCCTGGCGCGCGATGCGCGGGATCAGCCACCTCTGCGTCCACACCTCCGGGATGGGCCTGGCGACGCCGGCCGATCACGTCGAGACGCTGCGCCGCTTCCGGGAGACCGTCGGGCTCCCGTAG